In Massilistercora timonensis, the following are encoded in one genomic region:
- a CDS encoding acyltransferase family protein, with the protein METVKKQRDYLYDNYKAFLIFLVVIGHFIEPAYTNHEFLYTLKWFIFAFHMPAFIFISGYFSKRELPLKDLVCKLAVPYLVYEVIYYLLYTVFLHKPATLDLLCPKFSLWYILALFVWRAATPYVKKIPHHMILAILAGLLIGCSGMKDNFLSVPRILVYYPFFLAGIHFQKEMVARLRDRTIQILSACGILLFTAFLIFDPFHKALPVKILYGRYNYDYLGQTIAEGMICRLICYGIGFGLTFAFLSIMWAKQGRLSYIGTRTMGIYLFHGLLYSCLKGTPLLKNVDTLPESLLLVTGTILLTLFLSAPLFTDFTNKVAGFRFPAGKAILVPGLRVNRKKYV; encoded by the coding sequence ATGGAAACTGTGAAAAAACAACGGGATTATTTATACGACAACTACAAAGCGTTTCTGATCTTCCTTGTGGTGATCGGGCATTTTATCGAGCCCGCATATACGAATCATGAATTTCTCTATACACTGAAATGGTTTATCTTTGCGTTCCATATGCCGGCTTTTATCTTTATCTCCGGCTATTTTTCCAAACGGGAACTGCCCCTCAAGGATCTGGTCTGCAAGCTGGCTGTCCCCTACCTGGTATATGAAGTGATCTACTATCTTCTTTACACGGTGTTCCTTCATAAACCTGCCACTTTGGACCTCCTGTGCCCCAAGTTCTCTCTGTGGTACATTCTTGCCTTATTTGTATGGCGGGCGGCAACCCCTTACGTGAAGAAGATCCCACACCACATGATCCTGGCCATTCTTGCGGGCCTTTTGATCGGCTGCTCCGGGATGAAGGACAATTTCTTAAGCGTCCCCAGGATCCTGGTCTACTATCCCTTCTTCCTGGCCGGCATTCATTTCCAGAAGGAAATGGTCGCCCGGCTGAGAGACCGGACCATCCAGATCCTGTCCGCCTGCGGGATCCTGCTTTTTACTGCCTTCCTGATCTTTGATCCGTTCCACAAGGCACTTCCGGTAAAGATCCTTTATGGAAGATACAACTATGACTATCTGGGGCAGACCATTGCAGAGGGAATGATCTGCCGCCTGATCTGCTACGGCATCGGATTCGGTCTGACATTCGCCTTCCTGTCCATCATGTGGGCAAAACAGGGAAGACTCTCCTACATCGGCACCCGCACCATGGGCATCTACCTATTCCACGGGCTCCTTTATTCCTGCCTGAAGGGTACGCCGCTATTGAAAAATGTGGACACCCTGCCGGAATCCCTGCTCCTGGTTACAGGAACCATCCTGCTGACTTTATTCCTGTCCGCGCCCCTGTTCACGGATTTTACCAACAAGGTGGCAGGCTTTCGGTTCCCTGCGGGAAAGGCCATTTTGGTTCCGGGATTGCGCGTCAACCGCAAAAAATACGTGTAA
- a CDS encoding DUF3841 domain-containing protein, whose product MGETEKKTVKLYTRQNDKTLYQLERDGRVINQRAYVELHFGDIAPLFMESYDWFTREAAKRVPKPEDVKAPIWCSISVENCLKPIPGTVVYVLEVPEPQVIYFDDVKWDYVLNRIYLPKDAEDDAAYRQHLKELGVPNRFEILAGKYQGKYPEEEQRIRESWKRIFEIDNWTIFNVCGNLWEIKKSWVRQIVHPGEEIKP is encoded by the coding sequence ATGGGGGAGACGGAAAAAAAGACGGTGAAGCTTTACACCAGACAGAATGATAAGACTTTATATCAGCTGGAGCGGGACGGACGTGTGATCAACCAGCGGGCTTATGTGGAGCTGCATTTTGGGGATATCGCGCCTCTTTTCATGGAGAGCTATGACTGGTTCACCCGGGAGGCCGCCAAACGGGTCCCTAAGCCGGAGGATGTGAAAGCGCCCATCTGGTGCTCCATCAGTGTGGAGAACTGTCTGAAGCCGATTCCGGGAACTGTGGTGTATGTGCTGGAGGTTCCAGAGCCCCAGGTGATCTATTTTGACGATGTGAAATGGGATTACGTGCTGAATCGGATCTATCTGCCTAAGGATGCGGAAGACGATGCGGCTTACCGGCAGCACCTGAAGGAACTGGGGGTGCCCAACCGGTTTGAGATCCTGGCCGGGAAATATCAGGGGAAATATCCGGAGGAGGAGCAGCGGATCCGGGAGAGCTGGAAGCGGATCTTCGAGATCGACAACTGGACCATCTTCAATGTGTGCGGCAACCTCTGGGAGATAAAAAAATCCTGGGTGAGACAGATCGTTCACCCAGGAGAAGAGATCAAACCCTAG
- a CDS encoding MGMT family protein: MEEKNAFERIYEVIDKIPEGKVASYGQVAALAGNRRWARVVGYALHGVPEDRDLPCHRVVTKEGRISPAFGPGPDNRQARRLREEGVQVRNGFVDMEEFQWKKWIF, translated from the coding sequence GTGGAAGAGAAAAATGCATTTGAACGGATCTACGAAGTGATCGATAAGATCCCGGAAGGGAAGGTGGCTTCTTACGGGCAGGTGGCGGCTCTTGCAGGAAACCGGCGCTGGGCCCGGGTGGTAGGATACGCCCTTCACGGAGTGCCGGAAGACAGGGATCTCCCCTGCCACCGGGTGGTGACGAAGGAAGGGAGGATCTCACCGGCATTTGGCCCGGGGCCGGACAACCGGCAGGCCAGACGTCTGCGGGAAGAAGGGGTCCAGGTCCGGAACGGCTTTGTAGATATGGAAGAGTTTCAGTGGAAGAAGTGGATCTTTTGA
- a CDS encoding replication-associated recombination protein A, with translation MEQMTLFDNQEGLIPLASRVRPDSLDSFVGQEHLLGKGKILRQLIEKDQISSMIFWGPPGVGKTTLASIIAGKTRAEFINFSAVTSGIKEIKDVMRQAEESRRMGRRTVLFVDEIHRFNKAQQDAFLPYVERGSIILIGATTENPSFEINSALLSRCRVFVLKALEEKDLVRLLEQALANPAGFPGEHIAISKDQLTAIARFAAGDARTALNTLEMAVLNARITAEGVEVTDQGLEQCITRKSLLYDKNGEEHYNLISALHKSMRNSDPDAAIYWMCRMLEGGENPLYIARRLIRFASEDVGMADSGALQVAVAAYQACHFLGMPECDVHLTHAVVYLAMAPKSNALYTAFEACKRDVKEKQPGAVPLWLRNAPTGLMKELHYGEGYEYAHDTEEKLTHMQCMPEGMEDRTYYHPTSQGKEEQVRERLEEIQKWKRKMHLNGSTK, from the coding sequence ATGGAACAGATGACCTTATTTGACAATCAGGAGGGACTGATCCCTCTGGCCAGCCGGGTGCGCCCGGACAGCCTGGATTCCTTTGTGGGACAGGAACATCTGCTGGGAAAAGGGAAGATCCTGCGCCAGCTGATCGAGAAGGACCAGATCTCTTCCATGATCTTCTGGGGGCCTCCCGGGGTGGGGAAGACTACCCTTGCCAGCATTATCGCCGGGAAGACCCGGGCGGAATTTATTAATTTCAGCGCGGTCACCAGCGGGATCAAGGAGATCAAGGACGTGATGCGGCAGGCGGAGGAGAGCCGTCGGATGGGAAGACGGACCGTCCTTTTCGTGGACGAGATCCACCGGTTTAACAAGGCTCAGCAGGATGCGTTCCTCCCCTATGTGGAGCGGGGCAGCATCATCCTGATCGGGGCCACCACGGAGAATCCTTCCTTTGAGATCAACAGCGCGCTTCTGTCCCGGTGCCGGGTGTTTGTTCTGAAGGCTCTGGAAGAGAAGGATCTGGTACGGCTTTTGGAGCAGGCTCTTGCGAACCCGGCCGGGTTCCCGGGGGAGCATATTGCGATCTCAAAGGATCAGCTTACCGCCATCGCCCGGTTTGCCGCCGGGGATGCAAGGACTGCCCTTAATACTCTGGAGATGGCGGTGCTCAATGCCAGGATCACGGCGGAAGGGGTTGAGGTTACAGATCAGGGGCTGGAACAGTGTATCACCAGGAAGTCCCTTCTCTATGACAAGAACGGGGAGGAACACTACAATCTTATTTCCGCCCTGCACAAATCCATGCGCAACAGCGATCCGGACGCGGCTATCTACTGGATGTGCCGGATGCTGGAGGGAGGAGAGAATCCTCTCTATATCGCCAGACGGCTGATCCGGTTTGCCAGCGAGGATGTGGGGATGGCGGACAGCGGGGCTCTTCAGGTGGCGGTGGCGGCCTATCAGGCCTGCCATTTCCTGGGGATGCCGGAATGCGACGTACATCTGACCCATGCGGTGGTCTATCTTGCCATGGCGCCCAAGTCCAATGCCCTCTACACTGCCTTTGAGGCCTGCAAGCGGGATGTGAAGGAGAAGCAGCCGGGGGCAGTGCCGCTGTGGCTCAGGAACGCCCCCACAGGGCTTATGAAGGAGCTTCACTACGGCGAGGGATATGAGTACGCCCATGATACAGAGGAGAAGCTGACTCACATGCAGTGCATGCCGGAGGGGATGGAGGACAGGACCTACTATCACCCTACCAGCCAGGGAAAGGAAGAGCAGGTGAGAGAGCGTCTGGAGGAGATTCAGAAGTGGAAGAGAAAAATGCATTTGAACGGATCTACGAAGTGA
- the thiD gene encoding bifunctional hydroxymethylpyrimidine kinase/phosphomethylpyrimidine kinase, giving the protein MRRTALTIAGSDSSGGAGIQADIKTMLANGVYAMSAVTALTAQNTRGVTGIMEVTPEFLGEQLDNIFTDIRPDAVKIGMVSASPLIRVIAGKLKEYQAENIVVDPVMVATSGAKLISDEAVLALKEELLPMATVLTPNVPEAEVLAGMPVKTEADMETAAKWISETYHCGVLLKGGHQLNDANDLLYRDGSARWFRGKRIDNPNTHGTGCTLSSAIASNLAKGFSLEESVERAKDYISGALGAMLDLGQGSGPMDHGFDLTGKYMETAKKA; this is encoded by the coding sequence ATGAGAAGAACAGCGTTAACGATAGCAGGAAGTGATTCCAGCGGGGGAGCCGGGATCCAGGCGGACATTAAGACCATGCTGGCCAACGGGGTGTACGCCATGAGCGCGGTGACCGCGCTGACGGCCCAGAACACCAGAGGGGTTACTGGGATCATGGAGGTAACGCCGGAATTTCTGGGGGAACAGCTGGACAATATTTTTACCGATATCCGCCCGGACGCGGTGAAGATCGGAATGGTGTCAGCAAGCCCGCTGATCCGTGTTATCGCGGGGAAGCTTAAGGAGTATCAGGCGGAGAATATTGTGGTGGATCCGGTGATGGTGGCCACCAGCGGGGCAAAACTGATCAGCGATGAAGCGGTCCTTGCCCTGAAGGAAGAGCTGCTTCCCATGGCGACAGTGCTCACCCCCAACGTGCCGGAGGCAGAGGTCCTGGCCGGGATGCCTGTGAAGACGGAAGCCGATATGGAGACGGCGGCAAAGTGGATCAGTGAGACTTATCACTGCGGGGTGCTGTTGAAGGGCGGCCATCAGTTAAACGATGCCAACGATCTTCTCTACCGGGATGGAAGCGCCAGATGGTTCCGGGGGAAACGGATCGACAATCCCAATACCCACGGCACCGGCTGTACACTGTCCAGCGCCATTGCTTCCAACTTAGCAAAGGGATTTTCCCTGGAGGAGTCTGTGGAGCGGGCCAAGGACTATATCTCAGGAGCCCTGGGGGCCATGCTGGATCTGGGACAGGGAAGCGGCCCCATGGATCATGGATTCGATCTTACGGGGAAATATATGGAGACGGCAAAGAAAGCGTGA
- a CDS encoding HAD family phosphatase, whose product MHGGKLEGQVPIRGAIFDVDGVLLDSMAIWEEAGARYLRSLGRDPGPDLGRILFPMTLREGAVYLKKTYGLSEEPEEIEGGVLAVVRDFYLQEAPMKPGVREFLTELSRRGIPMAAATSSDKEQIGAAFERLGIRQFFQGIATCGEAGEGKNSPAVYDMARKMLSCEREECAVLEDSLFALRTAKAAGFHTVGVFDRFSARDQEALRKQAEVYLLELTEQEKFWDYFR is encoded by the coding sequence GTGCATGGTGGAAAGCTAGAAGGGCAGGTCCCTATCCGGGGCGCGATCTTTGATGTGGATGGAGTGCTCTTAGATTCCATGGCTATCTGGGAGGAGGCGGGAGCCCGGTATCTGAGAAGTCTTGGAAGAGATCCCGGGCCGGATCTGGGGCGGATTTTATTTCCCATGACCCTCCGGGAGGGAGCAGTCTATCTGAAGAAGACTTATGGATTGTCAGAAGAGCCGGAAGAGATCGAAGGAGGAGTCCTGGCTGTGGTGCGGGATTTTTATTTGCAGGAAGCGCCCATGAAGCCGGGAGTCCGGGAATTCCTTACAGAATTGTCCCGCCGGGGGATCCCCATGGCGGCGGCTACTTCCAGCGATAAGGAGCAGATCGGGGCTGCATTTGAACGGCTTGGAATCCGGCAGTTTTTCCAGGGGATCGCCACCTGCGGGGAAGCCGGGGAAGGGAAGAACAGTCCGGCGGTGTATGATATGGCAAGGAAGATGCTCTCCTGTGAGAGGGAGGAATGCGCCGTGCTGGAAGATTCTCTTTTTGCCCTGCGTACGGCTAAAGCGGCAGGGTTCCACACAGTAGGTGTCTTTGACCGGTTCAGCGCAAGGGATCAGGAGGCCTTGCGGAAGCAGGCGGAGGTCTATCTCCTGGAGCTGACAGAGCAGGAGAAGTTCTGGGATTATTTTAGATAG
- the thiE gene encoding thiamine phosphate synthase produces MKCDKKDLLLYAVTDRRWLGGRRLADQVEEALKGGVTFVQLREKDLDEERFLEEAREIKELCGRYQVPFVINDNVDIAQAVDADGVHVGQSDMEAGDVRARLGQDKIIGVSAQTVEQALLAESRGADYLGVGAVFATGSKADASEVDHETVKAICQAVHIPVIAIGGITRENVGALAGTGVCGAAVISAIFAQEDVEEETRKLKEAVRCMVES; encoded by the coding sequence ATGAAGTGCGATAAGAAAGATTTACTGCTGTACGCAGTGACGGACCGGCGCTGGCTTGGAGGCCGGCGGCTGGCGGATCAGGTGGAAGAGGCTCTGAAAGGAGGGGTTACCTTCGTCCAGCTCAGGGAGAAGGATCTGGATGAGGAACGGTTCCTGGAGGAAGCAAGAGAGATCAAGGAACTTTGCGGAAGGTATCAGGTTCCCTTTGTGATCAACGACAATGTGGATATCGCCCAGGCGGTGGACGCGGACGGCGTCCATGTGGGACAGAGCGACATGGAGGCAGGAGACGTGCGGGCCCGGCTTGGGCAGGACAAGATCATCGGCGTGTCCGCTCAGACGGTGGAGCAGGCCCTCCTGGCGGAGAGCCGCGGGGCGGACTACCTGGGAGTGGGAGCAGTCTTTGCCACAGGATCGAAGGCAGATGCGTCGGAAGTAGACCATGAGACCGTGAAGGCCATCTGTCAGGCTGTTCACATCCCGGTGATCGCCATCGGCGGCATCACCCGGGAAAATGTAGGCGCGCTTGCAGGAACCGGGGTTTGCGGCGCGGCAGTGATCAGCGCCATCTTCGCCCAGGAAGATGTTGAAGAAGAAACCAGGAAACTGAAGGAGGCAGTCCGGTGCATGGTGGAAAGCTAG
- the thiM gene encoding hydroxyethylthiazole kinase, producing MLGMYLQNVRDKVPLVHNITNYVTVNDVANVLLACGGSPIMSDEPQDVEDITSICGGLNINIGTLNVRSIEGMLKAGKRSNQMGHPVLLDPVGAGASDLRTNTAVLLTEEIHFDVIRGNISEIKTLAKGSGTTKGVDADVADAVTEENLEEGVAFAKAFARKAGTIVAITGAIDLVSDGEICYVIRGGRPEMGKITGTGCQLSGMLTAFLVANPDQKLEAAAAAVCAMGLAGEIGWIHMQPGDGNATYRNRIIDAIYNMDRETLDKGADYEVR from the coding sequence ATGCTGGGAATGTATCTGCAGAATGTAAGAGATAAAGTGCCCTTGGTGCACAATATCACCAACTATGTGACGGTTAACGACGTGGCCAATGTACTGTTGGCCTGCGGGGGAAGCCCCATTATGTCGGACGAGCCCCAGGACGTGGAGGATATCACCAGTATCTGCGGCGGGCTGAACATCAACATCGGGACCCTGAATGTGCGGAGCATCGAGGGGATGCTGAAGGCAGGGAAGCGGTCCAACCAGATGGGCCATCCGGTGCTGCTGGATCCGGTGGGAGCCGGAGCCAGCGATCTGCGCACCAACACGGCGGTGCTTCTGACGGAAGAGATCCATTTTGATGTAATCCGGGGAAATATCTCGGAGATCAAGACGCTGGCCAAAGGGAGCGGCACCACCAAAGGGGTGGACGCGGATGTGGCGGATGCGGTGACCGAGGAAAACCTGGAGGAAGGGGTGGCATTCGCCAAAGCATTTGCCAGGAAGGCGGGAACCATAGTAGCCATCACAGGAGCCATCGATCTTGTCAGCGATGGGGAGATCTGTTATGTGATCCGAGGCGGCCGGCCGGAGATGGGGAAGATCACAGGGACCGGCTGCCAGCTCTCCGGGATGCTGACGGCGTTCCTGGTAGCCAATCCGGATCAGAAGCTTGAGGCGGCGGCCGCCGCGGTGTGCGCCATGGGACTGGCAGGGGAGATCGGCTGGATCCACATGCAGCCGGGGGACGGCAACGCCACTTACCGGAACCGGATCATCGACGCCATCTATAATATGGATCGTGAAACATTGGATAAAGGAGCAGACTATGAAGTGCGATAA
- a CDS encoding GreA/GreB family elongation factor — protein sequence MKEQLTQSDVEKIKEEIEYRKLVVRKKELEAVKEARAQGDLSENFEYKAAKQDKNRNESRIRYLERMLKNARIISDASREDEAGINNTVELYFEDEGETDTIRLVTSVRGNSLEGLISIESPLGKAVLGRREGDRVKVELSEGRGYYVVIKKIIKTSDDSEDQLRKY from the coding sequence GTGAAAGAGCAGCTGACACAAAGTGATGTGGAGAAGATAAAGGAAGAGATCGAGTACCGCAAACTGGTGGTGCGAAAAAAGGAACTGGAAGCGGTGAAGGAAGCCAGGGCCCAGGGAGACTTAAGCGAGAATTTTGAATATAAGGCGGCCAAACAGGACAAAAACCGGAATGAAAGCCGGATCCGTTATCTGGAGCGGATGCTGAAGAATGCCCGGATCATCTCGGACGCTTCCAGGGAAGATGAGGCGGGGATCAATAACACGGTGGAGCTTTATTTTGAGGACGAAGGCGAGACCGATACCATCCGGCTGGTGACCAGCGTGCGGGGCAATTCCCTGGAAGGGCTGATCAGTATCGAGTCCCCCCTTGGGAAGGCGGTGCTTGGGCGCCGGGAAGGCGACCGGGTGAAGGTGGAGCTTTCTGAGGGCCGCGGGTATTATGTGGTGATCAAAAAGATCATCAAGACCAGCGACGACAGTGAGGACCAGCTGAGAAAGTATTAG
- a CDS encoding MATE family efflux transporter, with the protein MMRRSVKREFFGNVIPSMIAFAFTGVYAIVDGFFVGRNVGDAGLAAINVAYPLVALIQAAGTGLGMAGAIQIAINKGKEDEETERRYLGNAFVLLLLAGILLTGLLLMFYPVILRLFGASGEIYTYGAGYIRIIAAGAAIQVFSTGMMPIIRNYDGAVTAMAAMVAGFVTNIIFDWLFVSVLDYGVEGAAVATLMGQAVTVVPAVIYLTRKVGLFHYAYFPLRGNVVRYLLAIAASPFGLTLSPNIVIMIINKGSIVYGGDTAVSCYAVVSYVICVVQLLVQGVGDGAQPLIGRYYGSREYEGVRKVRAMAYMMAAGVTILCIGAIIMTRGSLAGIFGVSSQVQEMYETVILYFAAGLVFAAFLRVTTSYFYAVEQNLSAYILIYGEPSLLAVLIALVLPGLLGLSGVWIAEPVTQASLALAGGLLLARSARKSAGNRESQTQ; encoded by the coding sequence ATGATGAGAAGATCTGTGAAGCGGGAATTCTTCGGAAATGTGATCCCTTCCATGATCGCGTTTGCCTTTACCGGGGTTTATGCCATTGTGGACGGTTTCTTTGTAGGGAGAAATGTAGGAGACGCAGGGCTTGCCGCCATCAACGTGGCCTATCCTCTGGTGGCCCTGATCCAGGCGGCCGGGACAGGCCTTGGCATGGCAGGAGCGATCCAGATCGCCATTAATAAAGGGAAGGAGGATGAGGAGACGGAGCGCCGGTATCTGGGGAATGCCTTTGTGCTTCTTCTGCTGGCGGGGATCCTGCTGACAGGGCTTTTACTTATGTTCTATCCGGTGATCCTGCGGCTGTTTGGCGCCAGTGGAGAGATCTATACCTACGGGGCGGGATACATCCGGATCATTGCGGCAGGCGCGGCCATCCAGGTGTTCAGCACCGGCATGATGCCCATCATCCGCAACTACGACGGGGCTGTGACAGCCATGGCGGCTATGGTGGCCGGATTTGTGACCAACATTATCTTTGACTGGCTGTTTGTCTCTGTTCTGGACTACGGGGTGGAGGGCGCGGCCGTGGCCACGCTGATGGGACAGGCGGTGACGGTGGTGCCGGCAGTGATCTACCTTACAAGGAAGGTGGGGCTGTTCCACTATGCCTATTTTCCCCTTCGGGGAAATGTGGTCCGCTATCTTCTGGCTATCGCGGCTTCTCCCTTTGGACTGACCCTGTCCCCCAATATTGTGATCATGATCATCAATAAAGGATCCATTGTATACGGAGGGGACACGGCGGTGTCCTGCTACGCGGTGGTGAGCTATGTGATCTGCGTGGTCCAGCTTCTGGTCCAGGGAGTGGGCGACGGGGCCCAGCCGCTCATCGGCAGATACTATGGGAGCAGAGAGTACGAGGGTGTGCGCAAGGTGCGCGCTATGGCTTATATGATGGCGGCAGGGGTGACAATTCTGTGTATCGGTGCTATCATTATGACCAGAGGCAGTCTGGCGGGAATCTTTGGCGTGTCTTCCCAGGTACAGGAGATGTATGAGACAGTGATCCTTTATTTTGCGGCAGGTCTGGTCTTCGCGGCATTCCTGCGGGTGACCACATCGTATTTCTACGCGGTGGAACAGAATCTGTCTGCTTACATTCTGATCTACGGGGAGCCGTCGCTTCTGGCAGTGTTGATCGCATTGGTACTGCCGGGGCTTCTGGGGCTTTCCGGCGTGTGGATCGCAGAGCCGGTTACCCAGGCAAGCCTTGCGCTGGCCGGAGGTCTCCTCCTGGCGCGAAGCGCCAGAAAAAGCGCCGGGAACCGGGAAAGCCAGACACAGTAA
- a CDS encoding MarR family transcriptional regulator has translation MSDILERQLKEYYGLWNQTNALYTRWAKDHGMTCDALFVLYAIYYGGGNCRQKEICREWSMPKQTVSSILKNFEEKGYLSFQPDEADRRGKKIGLTEAGYRVVKPMMEELERTELAVVRRIGQEKMETLLEINRMFCQYFQEEMER, from the coding sequence TTGAGCGATATTTTGGAACGTCAGTTAAAAGAATATTACGGGCTCTGGAACCAGACCAACGCCCTGTATACCAGGTGGGCGAAGGATCACGGTATGACCTGCGACGCCCTGTTTGTATTGTATGCAATCTATTATGGCGGCGGGAACTGCCGTCAGAAGGAGATCTGCCGGGAGTGGTCCATGCCCAAGCAGACGGTGAGCAGCATTTTAAAGAACTTTGAAGAGAAGGGGTATCTTTCCTTTCAGCCGGATGAAGCCGACCGCCGGGGCAAGAAGATCGGGTTGACGGAAGCGGGATACCGGGTGGTAAAACCGATGATGGAAGAGCTGGAGCGCACGGAGCTGGCGGTTGTCCGGCGGATCGGCCAGGAGAAGATGGAGACCCTTCTGGAGATAAACCGGATGTTCTGTCAGTATTTTCAGGAGGAGATGGAGCGATGA
- a CDS encoding collagen-like protein: MSLFRNRQDRQDVEAEEQRGRCGCGPFPPFHPCPPCPPPCESGPTGPTGPTGATGPTGPPGATGMTGATGPTGVTGPTGPTGATGPTGPTGATGPTGPAGATGPAGPSGTQEMLSAYSVPSQPGTSGNPLTFDQNEISQGTAISHTGGDTDFTIQEPGLYYVSFHGSVSSVSGQSFPQTISLYLQQNGQIVQGTAVHNTFQAAGGTANASFAQIVDVPQAPTTLNVAGDGGNYLYTNVSLQIYRLGEDQTQS; this comes from the coding sequence ATGTCATTGTTTCGAAATAGACAGGACAGACAGGATGTAGAAGCAGAAGAGCAGCGGGGGAGATGTGGCTGCGGTCCGTTTCCGCCGTTTCATCCCTGCCCGCCGTGTCCGCCGCCCTGTGAGAGTGGTCCAACAGGTCCCACCGGTCCAACCGGAGCCACCGGCCCAACCGGCCCACCGGGAGCCACAGGGATGACAGGGGCGACCGGCCCCACAGGAGTTACCGGCCCAACTGGCCCTACAGGAGCCACCGGTCCTACCGGCCCTACGGGAGCAACTGGTCCTACCGGCCCCGCGGGAGCTACCGGTCCGGCAGGGCCCAGCGGGACCCAGGAGATGTTGTCGGCCTATTCTGTTCCTTCCCAGCCGGGGACGTCAGGCAATCCCCTGACTTTTGATCAGAACGAGATCTCCCAGGGGACGGCCATCTCTCATACCGGCGGGGATACGGATTTTACCATCCAGGAGCCGGGACTCTATTACGTGTCGTTCCACGGGAGCGTAAGTTCTGTCAGCGGCCAGTCCTTCCCCCAGACGATCTCGCTCTATCTTCAGCAGAACGGGCAGATCGTCCAGGGAACGGCGGTGCACAATACATTCCAGGCGGCGGGAGGAACGGCCAACGCTTCTTTCGCCCAGATCGTGGATGTGCCCCAGGCGCCGACCACGCTGAACGTAGCGGGGGACGGAGGAAATTATCTGTATACCAATGTATCCCTGCAGATCTACAGGCTGGGAGAGGACCAGACGCAGTCATAG
- a CDS encoding glycosyltransferase — translation MAAISLCMIVKDEEAVLERCLGCFGELAEEIVIVDTGSSDRTTEIAGKYTSRVYEFPWCGDFSAARNYGFERATKEYCMWVDADDVMRREDRRRFLEMKKTLPADTDVVLLPYETGFDSEGRPVFSYYRERIVRNSPEFRFMGRVHETIPLKGTLRYEEIPVVHRKEGPGDPDRNLRIYEEMERAGESFDSRALYYYGRELLTHGRYEKGAQILQAFLARPDGWVENRIDASRQLAHCFRGLGQEEKELDALLGALRYDVPRGETCCQLGRYFLERSRYAQAAFWYEQALRARKDPASGAFIEEDCYGFLPAISLCVCHDRMGDLEQARRYNELAGRYKPESEYVIRNREYFEKIGVRG, via the coding sequence ATGGCTGCCATCAGTCTGTGTATGATCGTAAAGGATGAGGAGGCGGTCCTGGAGCGGTGCCTGGGCTGCTTTGGAGAGCTTGCGGAGGAGATCGTCATTGTAGATACCGGTTCTTCCGACCGGACGACAGAGATCGCCGGAAAATATACCAGCCGGGTCTATGAATTTCCCTGGTGCGGGGACTTTTCGGCAGCCCGCAATTACGGATTTGAAAGGGCGACGAAGGAATATTGTATGTGGGTGGACGCAGACGATGTGATGAGGCGGGAAGACCGGCGGCGGTTCCTGGAGATGAAGAAGACGCTTCCGGCGGACACGGACGTGGTGCTCCTTCCCTACGAGACCGGGTTTGACAGTGAGGGGCGGCCGGTATTTAGCTATTACCGGGAGCGGATCGTCCGCAATTCGCCGGAGTTTCGTTTCATGGGCAGGGTTCACGAGACCATCCCTCTTAAGGGAACCCTCCGATATGAAGAGATCCCGGTTGTCCATCGGAAAGAAGGCCCCGGAGACCCGGACCGGAATCTTAGGATCTATGAGGAGATGGAGCGGGCAGGGGAATCCTTTGACAGTCGGGCGCTCTATTATTATGGCCGGGAACTGCTGACTCATGGAAGATATGAGAAGGGGGCGCAGATCCTCCAGGCTTTCCTGGCCCGGCCGGACGGATGGGTGGAGAATCGGATCGACGCCTCCCGGCAGCTGGCTCACTGCTTCCGGGGGCTTGGACAGGAGGAAAAAGAACTGGACGCTCTGCTTGGCGCCCTGCGGTATGACGTTCCCCGGGGAGAGACTTGCTGCCAGCTGGGGCGGTATTTCCTGGAGCGGAGTAGATACGCCCAGGCAGCCTTCTGGTATGAACAGGCTCTCAGGGCCAGGAAGGATCCGGCTTCCGGAGCCTTCATAGAAGAAGACTGCTATGGGTTTCTGCCGGCGATCTCCCTGTGTGTCTGCCATGACCGGATGGGGGACCTGGAGCAGGCAAGAAGGTACAATGAACTGGCAGGCCGGTATAAGCCGGAATCTGAGTATGTAATAAGAAACCGGGAGTATTTTGAGAAAATAGGTGTCCGGGGATGA